The following proteins come from a genomic window of Chloracidobacterium sp.:
- the uvrC gene encoding excinuclease ABC subunit UvrC, producing MTLAEKLSSLSTGPGCYLHKDAHGTVIYVGKAKNLRARVRSYFHPGRRQDPKTRELVARIHDIECIVTDTEVEALVLESNLIKQYKPRYNVLLKDDKQYPHLKLTLNEPFPRVIKTRRVLNDGALYHGPYLPASLAHQTLKLVNQMFQLRTCDIEIDGKRERPCLEYHIKRCLGPCVRELCSEAEYAEAVRDVRLFFEGKNKELLAELEARMLRASDELRFEQAARYRDQLRLVERLSETQKMMLKDAADVDIFGYHREGARLALQLFTMREGRIIGRREFFWEDLPDDETFDAPSFLGEALTQYYALGNYVPHEVHAPHDFADRDVLEAFLSERRGSRVRILTPQRGQKRELIELVERNARVAFDQRFRTLKPDMAHILEELADVLELPRFPARIECFDISHLQGAEAVASLVVFENGRPAKEAYRKFRIKTATGGDDFASMREVIGRRYARLLREAKPLPDLVLVDGGKGQLSAAAEALRALDLEALPLAAIAKREEVIFVKGRENDPIRLERRSPVLHLVQMLRDEAHRFAVAFHRQRRAQRDFDSELLAIPGIGPKLKNRLLRNLGSLDNIRRASVAELTPFVGETRARAIRQHFHPEEACERPDGHTQTQPH from the coding sequence ATGACCCTTGCAGAAAAGCTGTCTAGTTTGTCGACCGGCCCTGGCTGCTACCTGCACAAGGACGCGCATGGCACGGTCATTTATGTCGGCAAGGCGAAGAACCTTCGTGCGCGCGTCCGCAGCTACTTTCATCCCGGCCGCCGGCAGGACCCCAAAACACGGGAACTCGTTGCCCGTATCCACGACATTGAGTGCATCGTCACGGATACCGAAGTCGAGGCGTTAGTTCTCGAAAGCAACCTCATCAAGCAGTACAAACCGCGCTACAACGTCCTCCTCAAGGACGACAAGCAGTATCCGCACCTGAAGCTGACGCTCAACGAACCGTTTCCGCGCGTCATTAAGACGCGGCGCGTTCTCAACGACGGCGCGCTTTATCACGGCCCGTACCTGCCGGCCTCGCTGGCGCACCAAACGCTCAAGCTGGTCAATCAGATGTTCCAACTGCGGACGTGCGACATCGAGATTGACGGCAAACGGGAGCGGCCGTGCTTGGAGTACCACATCAAGCGCTGCTTAGGGCCATGCGTCCGTGAGCTGTGCAGTGAGGCGGAATACGCCGAAGCCGTTCGTGACGTACGGCTTTTCTTCGAGGGTAAGAACAAGGAACTTCTGGCCGAGCTTGAGGCGCGTATGCTGCGCGCCTCGGACGAACTGCGTTTTGAGCAGGCCGCCCGCTACCGCGACCAACTGCGACTCGTTGAGCGGTTGAGCGAAACCCAGAAGATGATGCTCAAGGATGCCGCCGACGTGGATATTTTCGGTTACCACCGGGAGGGCGCACGGCTGGCGCTGCAACTTTTCACGATGCGCGAGGGACGCATCATCGGACGGCGTGAGTTTTTTTGGGAAGACCTCCCGGACGATGAAACCTTTGACGCGCCAAGCTTTCTCGGAGAGGCGCTGACGCAGTACTACGCCCTGGGCAACTACGTGCCACACGAGGTGCATGCGCCGCATGACTTCGCCGACCGCGACGTACTGGAGGCGTTTTTATCAGAGCGGCGCGGTAGCAGGGTGCGTATCCTGACGCCGCAGCGTGGGCAAAAGCGTGAACTCATTGAGCTGGTTGAACGCAACGCGCGTGTCGCCTTTGATCAACGGTTTCGGACGCTCAAGCCAGACATGGCGCATATCTTGGAGGAGCTGGCCGACGTGCTGGAGTTGCCGCGTTTCCCGGCGCGTATTGAGTGCTTTGATATTTCGCATCTTCAAGGGGCGGAAGCCGTGGCGTCGCTGGTGGTGTTTGAAAACGGACGACCGGCAAAGGAAGCGTACCGGAAGTTTCGCATCAAGACGGCGACCGGCGGCGATGATTTTGCCTCCATGCGCGAAGTCATTGGACGACGCTACGCGCGGCTGCTGCGGGAAGCAAAACCATTGCCGGACCTGGTGCTTGTGGACGGTGGCAAGGGTCAACTTAGCGCCGCCGCAGAGGCCCTCCGTGCGCTTGACTTGGAGGCGTTACCCCTTGCCGCCATCGCCAAGCGTGAGGAAGTGATTTTCGTCAAAGGGCGGGAAAACGACCCAATTCGCTTGGAGCGGCGCTCGCCGGTCTTGCATCTGGTGCAGATGCTGCGGGACGAAGCGCACCGCTTCGCCGTGGCGTTTCACCGACAACGCCGCGCACAGCGGGACTTTGATTCCGAACTGCTGGCAATTCCGGGGATCGGGCCGAAGCTCAAGAACCGCCTTTTGCGCAACCTAGGCAGCCTCGACAACATCCGGCGGGCGAGCGTCGCCGAACTCACACCGTTTGTCGGTGAAACTCGCGCCCGCGCCATCCGACAACATTTCCACCCGGAGGAAGCGTGTGAGCGCCCTGACGGTCACACGCAAACCCAGCCCCACTGA
- a CDS encoding 3'(2'),5'-bisphosphate nucleotidase CysQ codes for MDSFSAETELVRRLVCEAGQRILADRRQGLRVSYKADGEPVTETDRAVNAFLVAELRRHFPNDLVVSEENEDDDPARRATAQRVWFVDPIDGTKEFLAGNDEFSVMVGLCVDGTPTLGVVYQPTTKKTWYATPQGAWLEALGERRRLTVSSVAHIPAMTLAVSRSHRNRRLQTAIERLGIQNTIVSGSGGLKIGLLVEQRADLFISTSRRAKLWDTAGPEAILRAAGGVMTDFHGRPLDYRRPELHHCAGLIASNGVRHAAIVAQLHDVFPPG; via the coding sequence ATGGATTCATTCAGCGCCGAAACCGAATTGGTGCGCCGCCTTGTCTGCGAGGCCGGACAACGCATCCTTGCTGACCGGCGGCAGGGTCTGCGCGTCAGCTACAAGGCAGACGGCGAGCCGGTAACGGAGACTGATCGCGCCGTCAACGCCTTTCTCGTCGCCGAACTACGCCGTCATTTTCCAAACGACCTTGTGGTTTCCGAAGAGAACGAAGACGATGACCCAGCGCGCCGGGCGACGGCACAGCGAGTGTGGTTCGTTGATCCGATTGATGGTACTAAGGAATTCTTGGCCGGAAATGATGAGTTTTCGGTCATGGTGGGCCTGTGCGTGGATGGAACGCCGACGTTGGGGGTTGTGTACCAACCGACCACTAAGAAGACCTGGTACGCGACGCCGCAGGGCGCTTGGCTGGAGGCGCTGGGAGAGCGCCGGCGGCTCACGGTCTCCAGTGTCGCTCACATTCCCGCTATGACGCTCGCCGTCAGTCGGTCGCACCGTAACCGTCGCTTGCAAACCGCCATTGAGCGACTAGGGATCCAAAACACGATAGTCTCTGGGAGCGGCGGCCTCAAAATCGGTCTCCTCGTTGAGCAGCGCGCCGACCTGTTCATCAGCACCTCACGACGCGCCAAGCTGTGGGACACCGCCGGGCCGGAAGCCATCCTTCGCGCCGCCGGCGGCGTTATGACCGACTTTCACGGCCGACCGCTCGACTATCGTCGTCCAGAGTTGCATCACTGCGCCGGGCTGATCGCCAGCAACGGCGTTCGACATGCCGCGATTGTCGCACAACTCCACGATGTGTTTCCCCCAGGTTAG
- the kdsA gene encoding 3-deoxy-8-phosphooctulonate synthase codes for MSAKLFSPDQLQQSFFLIAGPCVIESETHALRLAEAIAALTRRLGIPYVFKASYDKANRTSYMSFRGPGLEEGLRILQRVREVHGVPVLTDIHETHQAAPVAEVVDVLQIPAFLCRQTDLLLAAAATGRTVNVKKGQFLAPWDMRHVVEKLRAAQAVDIWLTERGASFGYNNLVVDMRSFPILREFGCPVVFDVTHSLQRPGGRGASSDGDAAFIPPLARAGVACGVDGLFMEVHDDPPRALSDGPNALPLDQLPHLLRQLMAIDRARRETL; via the coding sequence ATGTCCGCAAAGCTCTTTTCTCCCGACCAACTGCAACAAAGCTTCTTCCTGATTGCCGGCCCCTGCGTCATCGAAAGCGAGACCCACGCATTGCGCCTAGCCGAAGCAATTGCTGCGCTGACGCGGCGACTCGGCATTCCTTACGTGTTCAAGGCGTCATATGACAAGGCCAACCGCACTTCGTATATGTCGTTTCGCGGACCCGGACTAGAGGAAGGGCTCCGCATTTTGCAACGGGTTCGTGAGGTACACGGCGTACCGGTGTTGACCGACATTCATGAAACTCATCAGGCGGCGCCGGTCGCTGAGGTGGTGGATGTCCTTCAAATTCCGGCTTTCCTCTGCCGGCAGACTGACTTGCTTCTTGCAGCCGCCGCCACCGGGCGCACCGTCAACGTCAAAAAGGGACAGTTTCTTGCGCCCTGGGACATGCGCCATGTCGTTGAAAAACTTCGTGCGGCTCAAGCCGTCGACATCTGGTTGACGGAGCGTGGAGCGTCGTTCGGCTATAACAACTTGGTCGTGGACATGCGCAGTTTTCCCATCCTACGTGAGTTCGGTTGCCCGGTTGTGTTTGATGTAACCCATAGCCTTCAGCGCCCCGGTGGGCGCGGCGCGTCTTCCGACGGCGACGCCGCCTTCATTCCACCGCTGGCTCGCGCCGGCGTCGCCTGCGGCGTGGACGGTCTGTTTATGGAAGTTCATGACGACCCGCCGCGCGCCCTCAGCGATGGCCCAAACGCTCTGCCGCTTGACCAACTTCCCCACCTGCTCCGCCAACTGATGGCGATTGACCGCGCTCGGCGAGAAACGCTGTAA
- the ribH gene encoding 6,7-dimethyl-8-ribityllumazine synthase — translation MAETVREVQGKLIAEGLRTAFVVSRWNDFVVNRLLAGALDAFERLGGRLSQCAVVRVPGSFEIPLTVKKLAMTGDWDAVVCLGALIRGETPHFDYIAAEVTKGVAAVSLETGVPVTFGVITADSLEQAIDRAGMKAGNKGVEAVMAAIELVNLYRSLDARQTTST, via the coding sequence ATGGCTGAGACGGTGCGCGAAGTTCAGGGCAAGCTGATCGCCGAGGGGTTGCGGACGGCGTTTGTTGTCAGCCGATGGAATGATTTTGTTGTCAACCGCCTGCTGGCAGGAGCGCTGGACGCCTTTGAGCGTTTGGGCGGCCGGCTCAGTCAATGCGCCGTCGTCCGCGTTCCCGGCTCATTTGAAATCCCTTTGACCGTTAAAAAGCTGGCCATGACCGGCGATTGGGACGCGGTGGTCTGCCTTGGCGCGCTCATTCGGGGCGAGACGCCGCACTTTGACTACATCGCCGCCGAGGTCACGAAAGGCGTCGCTGCCGTTTCACTGGAAACCGGCGTCCCGGTTACGTTTGGCGTCATTACCGCCGATAGTCTTGAGCAAGCGATTGACCGCGCCGGGATGAAAGCCGGCAACAAAGGCGTGGAAGCTGTGATGGCGGCTATCGAACTGGTGAATCTTTACCGGTCCCTAGACGCCCGTCAGACAACCAGCACCTGA
- the nusB gene encoding transcription antitermination factor NusB, with the protein MGSRRRARECALQMLFQYDLSQPSLADLFDSYWNELTELKEEHRAEVPEFANRIVAGVIDHLATIDLIISRHTEHWRISRMAVVDRNILRMAVYEFLYETETPRAVVINEAIEIARRFSTPEATQFINGVLDAVKRELDESAAPVASDLPPPSASR; encoded by the coding sequence ATGGGTTCACGACGACGCGCGCGGGAATGCGCGCTGCAAATGCTCTTCCAGTACGATCTTAGTCAGCCGTCACTAGCCGACCTCTTTGACAGCTACTGGAACGAACTGACAGAACTCAAAGAAGAGCACCGGGCGGAGGTGCCTGAGTTCGCCAACCGTATTGTAGCCGGCGTCATAGACCATCTTGCGACGATCGATCTGATCATCAGCCGGCATACCGAGCACTGGCGGATTTCCCGCATGGCGGTAGTAGATCGAAACATCCTGCGGATGGCGGTCTATGAGTTTCTATATGAGACAGAGACGCCCCGCGCCGTCGTCATCAATGAAGCGATTGAAATTGCGCGCCGCTTCAGCACCCCGGAAGCCACGCAGTTCATCAACGGTGTTCTCGACGCCGTCAAACGCGAACTAGACGAATCCGCTGCGCCAGTAGCCAGCGACCTTCCCCCGCCGTCGGCTTCACGTTGA
- a CDS encoding YdcF family protein produces the protein MKRKPSWVWWQRATLALVVSPPLLVALTNVWVVASTWGRVFKRPDHIPANNVGLVLGTAKYLATGGINPHFQNRIRAAADLYHAGKIKHLILSGSNQTLAYDEPTEMRKSLRHLGVPDGAMTADYAGRRTLDSVVRARDIFGQTRFTVISDEFHVYRALFLCDRFGVTAVAYGAPDPPWSVSARTRLREYAARCKAVLDVYILGTQPRFRGEPIALPVTSEATTATAPAVLK, from the coding sequence ATGAAGCGCAAACCATCTTGGGTCTGGTGGCAGCGAGCGACGCTAGCCCTGGTGGTGTCGCCGCCGCTGCTGGTTGCGCTGACCAACGTCTGGGTGGTGGCGTCCACATGGGGACGGGTTTTCAAGCGCCCGGATCACATCCCGGCCAACAACGTCGGACTTGTTCTGGGGACGGCCAAGTATCTTGCAACCGGCGGGATCAACCCCCACTTTCAAAACCGCATCCGGGCGGCCGCCGACCTGTACCATGCCGGTAAAATCAAGCACTTGATCCTCAGTGGGTCCAACCAAACCCTCGCTTATGATGAACCAACGGAAATGCGCAAATCGTTGCGCCACTTAGGCGTGCCGGACGGCGCCATGACGGCCGATTACGCCGGCCGCCGGACGCTGGACTCGGTGGTGCGCGCACGCGACATTTTCGGCCAAACCCGCTTTACCGTCATCTCCGACGAGTTTCACGTCTATCGGGCGCTGTTTCTCTGCGACCGGTTTGGCGTCACAGCTGTCGCCTACGGCGCGCCTGACCCGCCGTGGTCGGTTTCGGCGCGAACGCGGCTGCGGGAGTACGCCGCGCGTTGCAAAGCCGTGCTGGATGTGTACATCTTGGGAACGCAACCGCGCTTTCGCGGCGAACCAATCGCCTTGCCTGTGACTTCCGAGGCGACGACCGCTACCGCGCCCGCCGTTCTAAAATAA